A stretch of Fusobacterium massiliense DNA encodes these proteins:
- a CDS encoding TreTu family toxin: protein MGYYNILGLVENDGIPRNASTLENDPRISEDIAAYYNGERSKLENKGYVVGNIVGNIAGYKLASEGAFYKNNSTYTHVQNDLPSDTTRVGRWMSEEEYKKMLATGKVQMSQADITHVANPADINAFKGAKKGSVYVEFDVKTKVISPGGNENWGIISGPNSIRNRFYKQKGLSTIDEIPDAYNIEIKGRK, encoded by the coding sequence ATGGGATACTATAATATATTAGGATTAGTTGAAAATGATGGTATACCTAGAAATGCAAGTACACTAGAAAATGACCCAAGAATTTCAGAAGATATAGCAGCATATTATAATGGAGAAAGATCTAAACTTGAAAATAAAGGATATGTTGTAGGAAATATAGTGGGAAATATAGCAGGATATAAACTTGCAAGCGAAGGAGCTTTCTATAAGAATAATTCAACTTATACTCATGTACAAAATGATTTACCATCAGATACTACTAGAGTTGGAAGATGGATGAGTGAAGAAGAATATAAAAAAATGTTAGCAACAGGAAAAGTTCAAATGTCACAAGCAGATATAACTCATGTGGCAAATCCTGCTGATATTAATGCATTTAAAGGAGCAAAGAAAGGATCTGTTTATGTTGAATTTGATGTTAAAACAAAAGTAATATCACCTGGTGGAAATGAAAATTGGGGAATAATTTCAGGTCCTAATTCTATAAGAAATAGGTTCTATAAACAAAAAGGACTTTCTACAATTGACGAAATTCCTGATGCCTATAATATTGAAATAAAAGGGAGAAAATGA
- a CDS encoding hemagglutinin repeat-containing protein, whose protein sequence is MKSGDILGGIASTTNTVTGIVSGLASNQGTKLPTSAVNKNNSNDDDDDDDNDKNNQTNTVGKDNLKAAQATNNFYANVGVNFGYTKSSSKTNSYNESAVVTTIKGKDENSSITYNAVKNVEYVGTQAQDTKFIYNNVENITKKAVELKNYSLSSSKSSGISTGVTIGYGDGIQTSVDAVKVSASQSKMNSNGTSYQNGRFVNVDEVHNNTKNMTLSGFNQEGGTVTGNIENLTIESKQNTSITKGRTIGGSLSIAPNGMPSGSANYSQTNGERRVVDNASTFIVGDGSNLKVGKVENTASAIGTSGNGKLSIDEYVGHNLENVDKLKTVGGSVGVSASGVNNIGVNYSDRKQEGITKNTVIGNVEIGKSSGDEINKDLGSMTEITKDRDFKTDINIESQTINYIKNPEKFKEDLQKAKNEIHDIYHAVDSTVNLQGKEDRNILEQLGEVRQAKVILNVIGSRLDIAENQDDIAKAFEGVSEDLDYKVKVIYTDPSNSPQLIGVDKNGNKYIKDGTAYVDKDTGIGYILVNTESPANSTKAGVIGTIAEEQSHVIGKKEGRQKVVSDGSEKGLESLGKPTNDYFKKQYSKNDKAIELKSDGKDYSNVDFGEHVGDKVVKDPLKSYGREFITTDERKQAEKILSKEKGNKYIIDWVRYDNITETNYRAKINYLVFEAKNRVNDLSEIEKGNFEDVNDKEAVYHNFTEDGKIILDDNMKNQKKVEYETGREVVITPNDEIVKEPRNQGTGNYITYGLKESKSDEGKFDKFGHGIVDIGTYLFFGTGVNDNSTFINRMSYFTKGTLVSINYKGIKKWSDSRGYKAVGYKEIFEYLITPNFYEQYRDDTRYKNFIETNIIR, encoded by the coding sequence ATGAAGTCAGGAGATATACTTGGAGGAATAGCTTCAACAACTAATACTGTCACAGGAATAGTTAGTGGACTTGCTTCTAATCAAGGGACAAAACTTCCTACAAGTGCTGTTAATAAAAATAATTCTAATGATGATGACGATGATGATGATAATGATAAAAATAATCAAACTAATACTGTTGGTAAAGATAATCTAAAAGCTGCACAAGCAACTAATAACTTCTATGCAAATGTAGGAGTGAATTTTGGTTATACTAAATCAAGTTCTAAAACAAATTCGTATAATGAAAGTGCAGTTGTAACAACAATAAAAGGAAAAGATGAAAATTCAAGCATAACTTACAATGCTGTAAAGAATGTTGAATATGTTGGAACACAAGCACAAGATACTAAATTTATCTATAACAATGTAGAAAATATTACTAAAAAAGCTGTTGAATTAAAAAACTATTCTTTATCAAGTAGCAAAAGTAGTGGAATATCAACAGGAGTAACTATTGGTTATGGAGATGGAATACAAACATCAGTAGATGCAGTTAAAGTTTCAGCTTCTCAATCAAAAATGAATAGCAATGGAACTAGTTACCAAAATGGTAGATTTGTAAATGTAGATGAAGTACATAACAATACAAAGAATATGACTCTTTCTGGCTTTAACCAAGAAGGTGGAACAGTTACTGGTAATATAGAAAATCTAACTATTGAAAGTAAACAAAATACATCTATAACAAAAGGAAGAACAATAGGAGGAAGCCTAAGTATAGCACCAAATGGAATGCCATCAGGAAGTGCAAATTATTCACAAACCAATGGAGAAAGAAGAGTTGTAGATAATGCAAGTACTTTCATAGTAGGAGATGGAAGTAATTTAAAAGTAGGTAAGGTAGAAAATACAGCTTCTGCGATAGGAACAAGTGGAAATGGAAAACTATCAATAGATGAATATGTAGGACATAACTTAGAAAATGTAGATAAATTAAAAACAGTAGGTGGTTCAGTAGGAGTATCAGCTTCTGGAGTAAATAACATAGGAGTAAATTATTCTGATAGAAAACAAGAAGGGATAACAAAGAATACAGTAATAGGTAATGTAGAAATAGGAAAATCTTCTGGAGATGAAATCAATAAAGATTTAGGCTCTATGACAGAAATAACAAAAGATAGAGATTTTAAAACAGATATAAATATAGAATCACAAACAATTAACTATATAAAAAATCCTGAAAAGTTTAAAGAAGATTTACAAAAAGCTAAAAATGAAATACATGATATTTACCATGCAGTAGATAGTACAGTAAATTTACAAGGAAAAGAAGACAGAAATATATTAGAACAACTTGGAGAAGTAAGACAGGCTAAAGTAATATTAAATGTAATAGGTTCAAGATTAGATATAGCAGAAAATCAAGATGATATCGCAAAAGCCTTTGAAGGAGTATCAGAAGATTTAGATTATAAGGTAAAAGTAATCTATACAGACCCAAGTAACTCTCCACAATTAATTGGAGTAGATAAAAATGGAAATAAATATATAAAAGACGGAACAGCTTATGTAGATAAAGATACAGGAATAGGATATATTCTAGTAAATACTGAATCACCAGCTAATAGTACAAAAGCAGGAGTAATAGGAACAATAGCTGAAGAGCAAAGCCATGTAATAGGAAAGAAAGAAGGAAGACAAAAAGTAGTTTCAGATGGAAGTGAAAAAGGATTAGAAAGTTTAGGAAAGCCAACAAACGATTACTTTAAGAAACAATATAGTAAGAATGATAAAGCCATAGAATTAAAGAGTGATGGAAAAGATTATTCTAATGTTGATTTTGGTGAACATGTGGGGGATAAAGTAGTAAAAGATCCTCTTAAATCATATGGAAGAGAGTTTATAACAACTGATGAAAGAAAACAAGCAGAAAAAATATTATCAAAAGAAAAAGGTAATAAATATATAATAGATTGGGTTAGATATGATAATATTACTGAAACAAATTATAGAGCTAAAATAAATTATTTAGTATTTGAAGCTAAAAATAGAGTAAATGATCTCTCAGAAATAGAAAAGGGAAATTTTGAAGATGTTAATGATAAAGAAGCTGTTTATCATAATTTTACAGAAGATGGTAAAATTATATTAGATGATAATATGAAAAATCAGAAAAAAGTTGAATATGAAACGGGAAGAGAAGTTGTTATTACCCCTAATGATGAAATAGTAAAAGAACCTAGAAATCAAGGAACAGGGAACTATATTACTTATGGTCTTAAAGAGTCTAAGTCTGATGAAGGAAAATTTGACAAATTTGGACATGGAATAGTAGATATAGGAACTTACTTATTTTTTGGAACAGGTGTTAATGATAATTCAACTTTTATAAATAGAATGTCATATTTCACAAAAGGGACTTTAGTATCCATTAATTATAAAGGTATAAAGAAATGGAGTGATAGCAGAGGTTATAAAGCTGTTGGATATAAGGAGATTTTTGAATATTTAATTACTCCAAATTTTTATGAACAATATAGGGATGATACAAGATATAAAAATTTTATTGAAACAAATATTATAAGATAG